From Domibacillus sp. DTU_2020_1001157_1_SI_ALB_TIR_016, a single genomic window includes:
- a CDS encoding SEC-C metal-binding domain-containing protein, whose amino-acid sequence MSIGRNDPCLCGSGRKYKKCCGKREGAAIVPVLVEEASAIQRELIDYAMENHSAMLKKEFQPLLRSNETLRQNEQVFLVTFEIWAILTRTIKENETILTKFVKRRVPSISRQRTAEIVSSWVDYRFMAGVIESCDGPVYRVRDILTDEVYSVRALRSVDLVGAFVTGALLPHESDYTFFMTDFHFEAAHAEAMAAAVRNMFNESAFEDTQDFFTHDFVGVMDTLFAVYEKGHAAVDLTTLMWAKEAQKETAAHMEASFEQEQYGQPVAQMAVLLWNYYCSKEDPAVRKKEVFTAAMIALLQAHELLDVKESKAAIASRYGISAATLSKRQKEMEAVLEEKLQAAGSGQK is encoded by the coding sequence ATGTCAATTGGACGAAATGATCCGTGCCTATGCGGCAGCGGAAGAAAATATAAAAAATGCTGCGGAAAAAGAGAAGGAGCGGCGATTGTACCGGTTTTGGTAGAAGAAGCGAGTGCGATTCAGCGTGAATTGATCGATTATGCAATGGAAAATCATTCAGCGATGCTGAAAAAAGAGTTTCAGCCGCTGCTTCGGTCAAATGAAACACTGCGTCAAAATGAACAGGTGTTTCTTGTAACGTTTGAAATTTGGGCGATTTTAACCCGGACGATTAAAGAAAACGAGACGATTTTAACGAAATTTGTGAAACGTCGTGTACCGTCTATTTCACGTCAGCGCACAGCGGAAATTGTCTCTTCGTGGGTAGATTACCGCTTTATGGCCGGAGTGATCGAATCATGCGACGGCCCTGTATATCGAGTGCGTGATATTTTAACAGATGAAGTTTATTCTGTACGGGCACTCCGAAGTGTTGATCTTGTCGGCGCGTTTGTGACAGGAGCACTGCTGCCGCATGAATCTGATTATACGTTTTTTATGACAGATTTCCACTTTGAAGCAGCACATGCAGAAGCGATGGCAGCTGCTGTCCGCAATATGTTTAATGAGTCTGCTTTTGAAGATACGCAGGACTTTTTCACACATGACTTTGTCGGTGTAATGGATACATTGTTTGCGGTGTACGAAAAAGGACATGCCGCTGTTGATCTGACGACATTGATGTGGGCAAAAGAAGCGCAAAAGGAAACAGCCGCGCATATGGAAGCTTCGTTTGAACAGGAACAGTATGGGCAGCCTGTAGCTCAAATGGCCGTGCTTCTTTGGAATTACTACTGCTCGAAGGAAGATCCGGCAGTCCGGAAGAAGGAAGTCTTTACTGCTGCCATGATTGCTCTTCTTCAAGCGCACGAACTGCTTGATGTGAAAGAATCAAAGGCAGCGATCGCAAGCCGCTACGGTATTTCTGCTGCAACACTTTCAAAACGGCAGAAGGAAATGGAAGCTGTACTGGAAGAGAAATTGCAGGCAGCGGGAAGCGGGCAAAAATAA
- the secA gene encoding preprotein translocase subunit SecA, which yields MGLLNKVFDANKKEIKKLEKTAVKVEALADETAALSDAALKDKTEEFKQRYQKGESLDDLLVEAFAVVREAAKRVLGLYPYRVQLMGGAALHEGNISEMKTGEGKTLTATMPVYLNAVSGKGVHVITVNEYLASRDAEEMGRLYEFLGLTVGLNLNSLSKEQKKEAYECDITYGTNNEFGFDYLRDNMVLYKEHKVQRPLHYAVIDEVDSILIDEARTPLIISGQAAKSTQLYIHAFSFVRTLKEEEDFTVDIKTKSVLLTEEGMTKAEKAFGIENLFDLKHVGLNHHITQALKARVTMHRDVDYVVQDGEVVIVDQFTGRLMKGRRYSDGLHQAIEAKEGVQIQNESMTMATITFQNFFRMYEKLSGMTGTARTEEEEFRNIYNMRVVAIPTNRPIARDDRADLIYATMNGKFMAVVEDIHERYQKKQPVLVGTVAIETSELISAHLTKRGVPHNVLNAKNHEREAEIIQDAGQPGAVTIATNMAGRGTDIKLGEGVKELGGLAVIGTERHESRRIDNQLRGRSGRQGDPGVTQFYLSMEDELMRRFGSDNMKSMMAKLGMDDTQPIQSKMVSRAVESAQKRVEGNNFDARKRLLEYDDVLRQQREIIYKQRDEVLEAENLRSILEEMVTKTIAATIAAHANDEEAAEPYDAEGIADTVNANLLEEGAVSADELRGQDLDTISRIISDKVTERYNEREAQLGAEQMREFEKVVLLRAVDSKWINHIDAMDQLRQGIHLRAYGQIDPLREYQNEGFAMFEQMIAAINEEAAKYVMKAEIRSNLERQEVAKGQAVNPKEEEAPKKKKPLRKAPEIGRNELCPCGSGKKYKNCHGLQE from the coding sequence ATGGGTTTATTAAATAAAGTGTTTGATGCGAATAAAAAAGAAATAAAAAAACTTGAAAAAACAGCTGTAAAAGTGGAAGCGCTGGCGGATGAAACAGCGGCGCTTTCTGATGCAGCATTAAAAGATAAAACAGAAGAATTCAAACAGCGTTATCAAAAAGGCGAATCGCTTGATGACCTGCTTGTAGAAGCGTTTGCCGTTGTACGGGAAGCCGCGAAGCGTGTGCTTGGCCTTTACCCGTACCGTGTTCAGCTCATGGGGGGAGCCGCCCTTCATGAGGGGAATATCTCTGAAATGAAAACCGGTGAAGGGAAAACGCTGACGGCAACAATGCCGGTTTATTTAAATGCGGTTTCCGGCAAAGGTGTTCATGTTATTACCGTCAATGAATACCTGGCATCCCGTGATGCGGAAGAAATGGGCCGTCTTTACGAGTTTCTTGGCTTAACAGTCGGCTTGAATTTAAACAGCTTGTCGAAAGAGCAGAAAAAAGAAGCGTACGAGTGTGACATTACGTACGGAACAAATAACGAATTTGGCTTTGACTACCTGCGCGACAATATGGTGCTGTACAAAGAGCATAAAGTACAGCGCCCGCTTCACTATGCGGTTATCGATGAAGTGGACTCTATCTTAATCGATGAAGCGCGGACGCCGCTTATCATTTCCGGACAGGCAGCCAAATCAACGCAGCTGTATATCCATGCGTTTTCATTCGTCCGCACGCTGAAAGAAGAAGAAGACTTCACGGTTGATATTAAAACGAAAAGCGTGCTGTTAACCGAAGAAGGAATGACGAAAGCGGAAAAAGCATTCGGCATTGAAAACTTGTTTGACTTGAAGCATGTCGGCTTAAACCATCATATTACACAGGCGTTAAAAGCGCGTGTGACGATGCATCGCGACGTAGATTACGTTGTGCAGGACGGGGAAGTGGTCATCGTTGACCAGTTTACCGGCCGCTTAATGAAAGGGCGCCGTTATTCCGACGGGCTTCATCAAGCAATTGAAGCAAAAGAAGGCGTTCAAATTCAAAATGAAAGCATGACAATGGCGACGATTACGTTCCAGAACTTCTTCCGGATGTATGAAAAGCTTTCCGGTATGACCGGTACGGCCCGCACGGAGGAAGAAGAATTCCGCAACATTTATAATATGCGTGTAGTGGCAATTCCGACAAACCGTCCAATTGCCCGTGATGACCGCGCCGATTTAATTTATGCAACGATGAACGGAAAATTTATGGCTGTTGTGGAAGATATCCATGAGCGCTACCAGAAAAAACAGCCGGTTCTAGTCGGGACAGTGGCGATCGAAACATCTGAGCTTATTTCAGCCCACTTAACGAAAAGAGGCGTTCCGCACAACGTACTGAATGCGAAAAACCACGAGCGGGAAGCAGAAATCATTCAGGATGCCGGACAGCCGGGTGCTGTGACGATTGCAACTAACATGGCTGGACGCGGAACCGATATCAAACTCGGTGAAGGCGTCAAAGAGCTTGGCGGACTGGCTGTTATTGGAACGGAGCGCCATGAATCACGCCGGATTGACAATCAGCTTCGCGGACGCTCCGGCCGTCAGGGCGACCCGGGTGTCACCCAGTTTTATCTGTCAATGGAAGATGAATTGATGCGCCGCTTCGGATCGGATAACATGAAGTCGATGATGGCCAAGCTTGGCATGGACGACACTCAGCCTATTCAAAGCAAGATGGTATCCCGGGCGGTTGAATCTGCGCAAAAACGCGTAGAAGGCAATAACTTTGACGCACGGAAACGTCTTCTTGAATATGATGATGTATTACGCCAGCAGCGTGAAATCATTTACAAGCAGCGTGACGAAGTGCTCGAAGCAGAAAACCTGCGCAGCATTTTAGAAGAAATGGTGACCAAAACAATCGCGGCGACGATTGCGGCACATGCGAACGATGAAGAAGCGGCCGAGCCGTATGACGCAGAAGGCATTGCCGACACGGTAAACGCGAACCTGCTTGAAGAGGGAGCGGTATCAGCGGATGAACTTCGCGGCCAGGACCTGGATACAATCAGCCGCATTATTTCCGACAAAGTCACGGAACGCTACAATGAGCGTGAAGCACAGCTTGGCGCCGAGCAAATGCGTGAATTTGAAAAAGTTGTACTGCTTCGTGCCGTCGATTCAAAATGGATCAATCATATTGATGCGATGGATCAGCTTCGGCAGGGGATTCACCTGCGTGCTTACGGACAGATTGATCCGCTTCGCGAGTATCAAAACGAAGGCTTTGCCATGTTTGAGCAGATGATTGCTGCCATCAACGAAGAAGCCGCCAAGTATGTCATGAAAGCGGAAATCCGCAGCAACCTTGAGCGCCAGGAAGTAGCAAAAGGCCAGGCGGTTAATCCGAAAGAAGAAGAAGCACCGAAGAAGAAAAAACCGCTCCGTAAAGCGCCGGAAATCGGACGCAATGAGCTATGCCCATGCGGCAGCGGCAAAAAGTATAAAAACTGTCACGGACTTCAAGAGTAA